One window of the Anaeromyxobacter dehalogenans 2CP-C genome contains the following:
- a CDS encoding molecular chaperone DnaJ, giving the protein MSPRERALGLARLPAPPPGPADLAEARLRALLDEIGALDRELEACSAELAAFAHRWERALGDAFAELAAAERLVRTLQALEDGLAALAERLRSGAPPERARRDRRAPAPPPAEPWDAGGRAPAGAGDDGEVEPLEDEAAALKRLYRRLARLLHPDLARDAGEEARRSDLMARVNAAYARGDLAGLQVLAERLGAGEAVDGIDEAERLARIERRVETLRRIAASLARERDRLRASDTERLRAEAERRRAAGGDLVDETRAELAADAEAARADARARLPRAAAAAAELSRARRKAMDGIERRGPTGARRAFDALGESALVRQGAARLERRSASPEARALARALEDAARAAPWEVALTCLAFFAEEGGRRVPEAIATAEALEARWDALRAGWPGAPDLARMLARLPAHLVVGAREGGGEIHAGVQLAAADLAAGVRIALDRPAVANVARAVLAALGPEEACPRCRARGPARHLYRTRGLDALHGIACAACGAVLRSYWRYGEVDGLEALAPHALRLGLVAEVTAALAGTAIGFQLLPDEAEALTAGRLRGRFAELYLAPCEVDLAPEAVEVRGEDGPLGKGARVRARGPLRLAVADGAGMTAEELLELLRSRIERRFRP; this is encoded by the coding sequence ATGTCCCCTCGCGAGCGAGCGCTCGGGCTCGCCCGGCTCCCCGCCCCGCCGCCCGGACCGGCCGACCTGGCCGAGGCCCGGCTGCGGGCGCTGCTCGACGAGATCGGCGCGCTGGATCGCGAGCTGGAGGCGTGCTCGGCCGAGCTGGCGGCGTTCGCGCACCGGTGGGAGCGCGCGCTCGGCGACGCGTTCGCGGAGCTGGCCGCGGCGGAGCGGCTGGTGCGGACGCTCCAGGCGCTGGAGGACGGGCTCGCCGCGCTCGCCGAGCGGCTCCGCTCGGGCGCGCCGCCGGAGCGCGCGCGCCGCGATCGCCGGGCGCCCGCGCCCCCGCCGGCGGAGCCCTGGGACGCGGGCGGGCGCGCGCCGGCCGGCGCAGGCGACGACGGCGAGGTCGAGCCGCTCGAGGACGAGGCCGCCGCGCTGAAGCGGCTGTACCGCCGGCTGGCGCGGCTCCTCCACCCCGATCTCGCGCGCGACGCGGGCGAGGAGGCGCGGCGCTCGGACCTCATGGCCCGGGTGAACGCGGCCTACGCGCGCGGCGACCTCGCCGGCCTGCAGGTGCTCGCCGAGCGGCTCGGCGCGGGCGAGGCGGTGGACGGGATCGACGAGGCCGAGCGGCTCGCCCGGATCGAGCGCAGGGTCGAGACGCTCCGGCGCATCGCCGCGTCGCTGGCGCGCGAGCGCGACCGGCTGCGCGCCAGCGACACCGAGCGGCTCCGCGCCGAGGCGGAGCGGCGCCGCGCGGCCGGCGGCGACCTGGTGGACGAGACGCGCGCCGAGCTGGCCGCGGACGCGGAGGCGGCGCGCGCCGACGCGCGGGCGCGCCTGCCGCGGGCGGCGGCGGCCGCGGCGGAGCTGTCGCGCGCGAGGAGGAAGGCCATGGACGGCATCGAGCGGCGGGGGCCCACCGGCGCGCGCCGCGCGTTCGACGCGCTGGGCGAGAGCGCGCTGGTGCGGCAGGGCGCGGCGCGGCTGGAGCGGCGGAGCGCGAGCCCCGAGGCGCGGGCGCTGGCGCGGGCGCTGGAGGACGCGGCGCGGGCGGCGCCGTGGGAGGTGGCCCTCACCTGCCTCGCGTTCTTCGCCGAGGAGGGCGGCCGGCGCGTGCCCGAGGCGATCGCGACGGCCGAGGCGCTCGAGGCGCGCTGGGACGCGCTGCGCGCCGGCTGGCCCGGGGCGCCGGACCTGGCGCGGATGCTCGCGCGGCTCCCGGCCCACCTCGTGGTCGGCGCGCGCGAGGGCGGGGGCGAGATCCACGCCGGCGTGCAGCTCGCCGCCGCCGACCTCGCCGCGGGCGTCCGCATCGCGCTCGACCGGCCGGCGGTGGCGAACGTGGCGCGGGCGGTGCTCGCCGCGCTCGGGCCGGAGGAGGCCTGCCCGCGCTGCCGCGCGCGCGGGCCGGCGCGGCACCTGTACCGGACCCGCGGCCTGGACGCGCTGCACGGGATCGCCTGCGCCGCGTGCGGCGCGGTGCTGCGGAGCTACTGGCGCTACGGCGAGGTGGACGGGCTCGAGGCGCTCGCGCCGCACGCGCTCCGGCTCGGCCTGGTGGCGGAGGTCACCGCCGCGCTCGCCGGCACCGCCATCGGCTTCCAGCTCCTGCCCGACGAGGCGGAGGCGCTCACCGCCGGGCGGCTGCGGGGCCGCTTCGCCGAGCTGTACCTGGCGCCGTGCGAGGTGGACCTCGCGCCGGAGGCGGTCGAGGTGCGGGGCGAGGACGGGCCGCTCGGCAAGGGCGCGCGGGTGCGCGCGCGCGGGCCGCTCCGCCTGGCGGTCGCCGACGGGGCGGGCATGACCGCGGAGGAGCTGCTCGAGCTGCTGCGCTCGCGGATCGAGCGCCGCTTCCGGCCCTGA
- a CDS encoding Acg family FMN-binding oxidoreductase gives MFVDAQALPAPDPRGFPSWGGPADRLRFLLAYAVLAPSRHNTQPWWFEVRGDEVGLHADGARALPEVDPDGRELVMACGAALANLRLAAAHFGHATSAEIIGTHRRDGLVARVRLEEQRALSPEDEELFQAIPRRRTNRLPLDGREPPEGLVTRLLREARAEGAWLRPVESHQRRAVAELVAEGDRRQWANPRFRAELAGWIHPSGSGRRDGMPAYAVGMSDAAARLQPLVARLSNPARAEAERDRRRTLASKALLVLSTARDGLAEWMVAGIALQRILLRATAAGLTVAYFNQPIEQEGLRGPLREAVGDPGMPQLLLRLGYGPEVRATPRRTVDEVLRRLDAVPLRPAPLVLRRAPPASPVVQSAAVAPGAPA, from the coding sequence ATGTTCGTCGATGCGCAGGCGCTCCCCGCGCCGGATCCGCGGGGCTTCCCGTCATGGGGCGGCCCCGCCGACCGGCTCCGGTTCCTGCTCGCGTACGCCGTGCTCGCGCCCTCGCGGCACAACACGCAGCCGTGGTGGTTCGAGGTGCGCGGCGACGAGGTCGGCCTCCACGCCGACGGCGCGCGCGCGCTGCCGGAGGTGGACCCGGACGGCCGCGAGCTGGTGATGGCCTGCGGCGCGGCCCTCGCGAACCTGCGCCTCGCCGCGGCGCACTTCGGCCACGCGACCTCGGCCGAGATCATCGGCACGCACCGGCGCGACGGGCTGGTGGCGCGCGTGCGGCTCGAGGAGCAGCGCGCGCTCTCGCCCGAGGACGAGGAGCTGTTCCAGGCCATCCCGCGCCGCCGCACCAACCGGCTGCCGCTCGACGGCCGCGAGCCGCCGGAGGGCCTGGTCACGCGGCTGCTGCGCGAGGCGCGCGCGGAGGGCGCCTGGCTGCGCCCGGTGGAGTCGCACCAGCGCCGCGCCGTGGCCGAGCTGGTCGCGGAGGGCGATCGCCGGCAGTGGGCGAACCCGCGCTTCCGCGCCGAGCTGGCCGGCTGGATCCACCCGAGCGGCAGCGGCCGCCGCGACGGGATGCCGGCCTACGCGGTGGGCATGAGCGACGCCGCGGCGCGCCTGCAGCCGCTGGTGGCCCGGCTCTCCAACCCGGCCCGCGCCGAGGCCGAGCGCGACCGCCGCCGCACGCTCGCCTCCAAGGCCCTGCTCGTCCTCTCCACCGCGCGCGACGGCCTGGCCGAGTGGATGGTCGCCGGGATCGCGCTCCAGCGCATCCTGCTGCGCGCCACGGCGGCCGGCCTGACCGTGGCCTACTTCAACCAGCCGATCGAGCAGGAGGGGCTGCGCGGGCCGCTCCGCGAGGCGGTGGGCGATCCGGGCATGCCGCAGCTCCTGCTGCGGCTGGGGTACGGTCCGGAGGTGCGGGCGACGCCGCGCCGGACGGTGGACGAGGTGCTGCGCCGCCTCGACGCCGTGCCGCTCCGCCCCGCGCCGCTCGTGCTCCGTCGCGCTCCGCCGGCGTCACCTGTGGTGCAATCCGCCGCGGTCGCGCCAGGCGCGCCGGCATAG
- a CDS encoding hemolysin family protein — protein MALVVANGVFAGAEIAVIAMRKTRLAQLVEQGRAAAGAVLRLRDAPERFLATVQVGITVIGASAAAFGGASIAGRLAPVLERIPPLAPYAHQLSLALVVALVSFLSLVLGELVPKSLALRAPERYALLVGRPLLGLSHLVRPVVWLLTASSNLLLRPFGDRTTFAEARLSAEELEQLVDEAGRAGALDAPTAEIASRALAFRDLTAGDVMVPRSRVKALPADAGQEDLKRLLLEEGRARMPVYDGTLDDVIGYVMAKDLAAIAWERELIVLADLVRPVHFVPEGAKAVHVLRDMQRRRSQIAVVVDEHGGMAGILTLEDLVEELVGDILGEAEEPQPLYEVEPGGAAVVRGDAPIREVNRALHLDLPEGEGYTTVAGLVIAVAGAMPERGARLRLADGTEAEVVEATPRVVRRVRLVPPPPGEASAGAGQGDGAAGPEA, from the coding sequence CTGGCCCTGGTCGTCGCGAACGGCGTCTTCGCCGGCGCGGAGATCGCGGTCATCGCGATGCGCAAGACGCGGCTCGCCCAGCTCGTGGAGCAGGGCCGCGCCGCCGCGGGCGCGGTGCTGCGGCTCCGCGACGCACCCGAGCGCTTCCTCGCCACGGTGCAGGTCGGCATCACCGTCATCGGCGCGAGCGCCGCGGCGTTCGGCGGCGCGTCGATCGCCGGCCGGCTCGCCCCGGTGCTCGAGCGGATCCCGCCGCTCGCGCCCTACGCGCACCAGCTCTCGCTGGCGCTCGTGGTCGCGCTCGTCTCCTTCCTGTCGCTGGTCCTCGGCGAGCTGGTGCCCAAGTCGCTCGCGCTCCGCGCGCCCGAGCGCTACGCGCTGCTCGTCGGCCGGCCGCTGCTCGGCCTCTCGCACCTGGTGCGCCCCGTCGTCTGGCTGCTGACCGCGTCGTCGAACCTGCTGCTGCGCCCGTTCGGCGACCGGACCACGTTCGCCGAGGCGCGCCTGTCCGCCGAGGAGCTGGAGCAGCTCGTGGACGAGGCCGGCCGCGCCGGCGCGCTCGACGCGCCCACCGCGGAGATCGCCTCGCGCGCGCTCGCCTTCCGCGACCTCACGGCCGGCGACGTGATGGTCCCGCGCAGCCGGGTGAAGGCGCTCCCCGCCGACGCGGGCCAGGAGGACCTGAAGCGGCTGCTGCTCGAGGAGGGCCGGGCGCGCATGCCGGTCTACGACGGCACGCTCGACGACGTGATCGGCTACGTGATGGCGAAGGACCTCGCCGCCATCGCCTGGGAGCGCGAGCTCATCGTGCTCGCCGACCTGGTGCGGCCGGTGCACTTCGTGCCGGAGGGCGCCAAGGCGGTGCACGTGCTGCGCGACATGCAGCGCCGGCGCTCGCAGATCGCGGTGGTGGTGGACGAGCACGGCGGCATGGCCGGGATCCTCACGCTGGAGGACCTGGTGGAGGAGCTGGTCGGCGACATCCTCGGCGAGGCCGAGGAGCCGCAGCCGCTCTACGAGGTCGAGCCCGGCGGCGCCGCGGTGGTGCGCGGCGACGCGCCCATCCGCGAGGTGAACCGCGCGCTCCACCTCGACCTGCCCGAGGGCGAGGGCTACACCACCGTCGCCGGGCTGGTCATCGCGGTGGCCGGCGCGATGCCGGAGCGCGGCGCGCGCCTGCGGCTCGCCGACGGCACCGAGGCCGAGGTGGTGGAGGCCACGCCGCGCGTGGTGCGGCGGGTGCGGCTCGTGCCGCCGCCGCCCGGCGAGGCGAGCGCGGGCGCCGGCCAGGGCGACGGGGCGGCCGGGCCCGAGGCCTGA
- a CDS encoding response regulator: MNGRSILLVEDDDAIRESVAECLDAEGYTVAMVENGVAGLEWLHRSAPPDLVVLDLVMPVMNGAQFLETLRADPALRDLPVVLMTAALPSEQLPVPVADGYLTKPFELDQLLETVARHARRP, encoded by the coding sequence GTGAACGGTCGCAGCATCCTGCTCGTCGAGGACGACGACGCGATCCGCGAGAGCGTGGCCGAGTGCCTCGACGCCGAGGGCTACACGGTCGCGATGGTGGAGAACGGCGTCGCCGGCCTCGAGTGGCTGCACCGGTCCGCGCCGCCGGACCTGGTGGTGCTCGACCTCGTGATGCCGGTGATGAACGGCGCGCAGTTCCTGGAGACCCTCCGCGCCGACCCGGCGCTGCGGGACCTGCCGGTGGTGCTCATGACGGCCGCGCTGCCGTCGGAGCAGCTCCCGGTGCCGGTGGCGGACGGGTACCTCACGAAGCCGTTCGAGCTGGATCAGCTCCTCGAGACCGTGGCCCGCCACGCGCGGCGCCCGTGA
- a CDS encoding NAD-dependent epimerase/dehydratase family protein: MNVLVTGGTGLVGGAVARALLARGHSVRLYARASSDAAALEAAGAEVARGELDDRAALRAALAGRDALVHSAGVVGFGPGLEAALEAVNVRAVESVLGAALEAGVARAVLTSSTAVMGGTPAPEVADEATAGNAEALGMPYFVSKLRGERAARALAARGLPLVVVRPAYVLGPGDVHGSSASVLLAFARRRIPAYVEGGASFCDVRDVADGHVAALERGRAGEAYLLAGHNLAMSEMIRRACALAGVPPPRRVPVPLALAFAAAQELAARAAGRRPRTSRGLVRASALYTFASSAKAERELGYRVRPFEEMVRDTYRWALATARLRPDTPELRALAG; the protein is encoded by the coding sequence GTGAACGTCCTCGTCACCGGCGGTACGGGCCTGGTGGGCGGCGCGGTGGCGCGCGCCCTGCTCGCGCGCGGGCACTCGGTGCGGCTGTACGCGCGGGCCAGCAGCGACGCGGCCGCGCTGGAGGCGGCCGGCGCGGAGGTGGCCCGCGGCGAGCTGGACGACCGGGCGGCGCTGCGCGCGGCGCTGGCGGGCCGCGACGCGCTGGTCCACTCGGCGGGCGTGGTGGGCTTCGGGCCCGGGCTGGAGGCGGCGCTCGAGGCCGTCAACGTGCGCGCGGTCGAGTCGGTGCTGGGCGCGGCGCTGGAGGCGGGCGTGGCGCGCGCCGTGCTCACCTCGTCCACCGCGGTGATGGGCGGCACGCCCGCGCCGGAGGTGGCCGACGAGGCCACCGCCGGCAACGCCGAGGCGCTGGGGATGCCCTACTTCGTCTCGAAGCTCCGCGGCGAGCGGGCGGCGCGGGCGCTCGCGGCGCGCGGCCTGCCGCTGGTGGTGGTGCGCCCGGCCTACGTGCTCGGGCCGGGCGACGTCCACGGCTCCTCCGCCTCGGTCCTGCTCGCGTTCGCGCGGCGCCGGATCCCCGCCTATGTGGAGGGCGGCGCCTCCTTCTGCGACGTGCGCGACGTGGCGGACGGGCACGTGGCCGCCCTGGAGCGCGGGCGCGCCGGCGAGGCCTACCTGCTCGCGGGCCACAACCTCGCCATGTCGGAGATGATCCGCCGCGCCTGCGCCCTCGCCGGCGTCCCGCCCCCGCGGCGCGTCCCGGTGCCGCTGGCGCTCGCGTTCGCCGCGGCGCAGGAGCTCGCGGCGCGCGCCGCCGGCCGTCGCCCGCGGACGAGCCGCGGCCTGGTCCGCGCCAGCGCGCTGTACACGTTCGCGTCCTCGGCGAAGGCGGAGCGCGAGCTGGGCTACCGCGTCCGCCCGTTCGAGGAGATGGTCCGCGACACCTACCGCTGGGCCCTCGCCACCGCGCGGTTGCGGCCGGACACGCCCGAGCTGCGGGCGCTGGCGGGGTAG
- a CDS encoding prolipoprotein diacylglyceryl transferase, whose protein sequence is MPLAIIPWFELPSASLGPFTLQSFGVLSALGILAAVQLSARGAKQLGKDPQVILDFAVVGVLAGVVVGHLAHLFFYHPEELQDPLRIFKFWEGLSSMGGLAGGMIAAAVYFRRKRVRFTAYADAFALGVAPGWGIARVGCFTVHDHPGRLTDFFLAVRFPDGPRHDLGLYEAILLLSLGAVLWALHRRDVLRGRLLPLLALVYGIGRFLLDFLRATDVSYADARHLGLTFAQYFAVALVAYAVWGFARRPSDEERVRVSTGVGRR, encoded by the coding sequence ATGCCCCTCGCGATCATCCCCTGGTTCGAGCTCCCCAGCGCCTCGCTCGGCCCGTTCACCCTCCAGTCCTTCGGCGTGCTCTCCGCGCTCGGGATCCTCGCCGCCGTGCAGCTGTCCGCGCGCGGCGCGAAGCAGCTCGGCAAGGACCCGCAGGTCATCCTCGACTTCGCGGTGGTGGGGGTGCTGGCCGGCGTGGTGGTGGGGCACCTCGCGCACCTGTTCTTCTACCACCCGGAGGAGCTGCAGGACCCGCTGCGCATCTTCAAGTTCTGGGAGGGCCTCTCGTCGATGGGCGGCCTCGCCGGCGGCATGATCGCCGCGGCGGTCTACTTCCGGCGCAAGCGCGTCCGCTTCACCGCCTACGCCGACGCGTTCGCGCTGGGCGTGGCGCCGGGCTGGGGCATCGCGCGGGTGGGCTGCTTCACGGTGCACGATCACCCGGGCCGGCTCACCGACTTCTTCCTGGCGGTCCGGTTCCCGGACGGCCCCCGCCACGACCTCGGGCTCTACGAGGCCATCCTGCTGCTGTCGCTCGGGGCGGTGCTGTGGGCGCTGCACCGCCGCGACGTCCTGCGCGGCCGCCTGCTGCCCCTGCTCGCGCTCGTGTACGGGATCGGGCGGTTCCTGCTCGACTTCCTGCGCGCCACCGACGTGTCCTACGCCGACGCGCGCCACCTCGGCCTCACGTTCGCGCAGTACTTCGCGGTGGCGCTCGTCGCCTACGCGGTGTGGGGCTTCGCGCGGCGCCCGTCCGACGAGGAGCGGGTCCGGGTCTCCACCGGCGTCGGCCGCCGGTGA